From the genome of Simkania negevensis Z:
TGAGTAAAATATTCTTCAATGTGGCTGAATAGCTTACTTTTACCGTTAACCTGAATAAAATAAGGCAGTTGTTTCGAAGCGGAGATTTTTTCACATGTGCTCATGTTTCATACTCCGTATATTTTCCACTTTTACCCTTTACTAACGTTGGTGGGTACTTAGCTTCGGTTTTTTTAATTTTGTCCCAAAAAGCTGCGTTTAGATCTATATTTAAGAGGGTCGATAAGCGTATAAGATAGTGGATAATGTCTCCTATTTCGTCGGTAATTTGATTACGCTTTTTTGGGTCATTAATGATTTCAAAAGATTCGGACTCAGTAAGCCACTGAAATATTTCCATTAATTCTGTTGATTCGATTGAGAGCCCCATTACGATATTTTTTGGGGTGTGGTATTTGTCCCACTCTCGTTCTTCTACAAATTTTTTAGAGTATTCCTGCATCT
Proteins encoded in this window:
- a CDS encoding nucleotide pyrophosphohydrolase translates to MVETVASSLNIKKMQEYSKKFVEEREWDKYHTPKNIVMGLSIESTELMEIFQWLTESESFEIINDPKKRNQITDEIGDIIHYLIRLSTLLNIDLNAAFWDKIKKTEAKYPPTLVKGKSGKYTEYET